The genomic window GTCTTCGTCCAGGAGATGCAATTGTTCCTGTTTGTGAATTCACCGTAATGAAAAACGAGAAAATGTTAATGGCCAAAGCATGGGATAATCGTATCGGATGTGCAATTGCTATTGAAGTTCTTCGACAGTTAAAGGATGTAGATCATCCTAACACAGTCTATGGTGTAGGCACAGTGCAAGAAGAAGTTGGTCTTCGTGGTGCCCGTACATCTGCTAACTTTATTCAACCAGACATTGGCTTTGCTGTAGATGTAGGTATTGCTGGGGATACACCAGGAGTTACCGACAAGGAAGCATTAGCAAAAATGGGTAATGGGCCACAGATTATTATGTATGATGCTTCAATGGTATCTCATAAAGGGCTACGCGATTTTGTTACTGATACTGCTGATGCTGCAGGAATCCCATACCAATTTGATTATGTAGCAGGTGGTGGAACAGATGCAGGTGCAATTCACCTAACTGCAAATGGTGCTCCAGCCCTAGCGATTACAATTGCAACACGCTATATCCATAGTCACGCTGCAATGTTACACAGAGATGACTTTGAGAACGCTGTAAAGTTAATTGTGGAAGTAATTAAGAAATTAGATAAGGACACAGTGGCGAAGATTACATTTGATTAATAGGTGAGTGAATTTCATCATTACCTTAATCGAGCTAAGAACTTAGTAGCGATAATAATAAATTATGAAATTCACTGAGGTATACTAAAAAAACGTTCAAGTGAGCGTTTTTTTTTAGCTTCTATGGAGAGTTAGATAATAAGTGAAAAAATCTTACAAAATGACTGATAGATATTCATAGCGCATTTAAAATAAAAATACTATCCAAGATTGGGGCGGTGCTGATATGAAAAAGATGCTGTGAAGTTAGCTACAGAAATTGTTCGCCTCGATCTTATGAGAGATGAATTATTAGAGGAATTGATAGTTCTAGCTGGAAATGAGGCTTTTGAGCTATTAAGAAAAATACAAAATAGTCAATGAGTGTGTTGTGTAACAATAATCTAAGAAAAAGCGATCCATTATGGACCGCTTTTTCTTTACCTTTGTAAACCTTGAGAGATTGATGAAATTACTTGTTGTCTGCTTTGTTCATCTGCTTGTCTCCAGTATACTTCAAAAAGTACACCTAAACCTGGAAGCATTTTCTCTTCGCCACTTTGCATGGCATCATCAATTGTTGCTTTTACATCGTCTTCAGTACTATTAGCGACATTTGCTAAAATTGCACCACGTAAATTAAATCCCATTGTTGGCCACTCCTTTTATGGTAAAATAAAAAAATAATCAGAGCCAATTGGCAGTTCTGTTATAGTATGACAACAATTGGACGAAAATATTTATAGTTTATAGTTTAGAGTGTAAAGTTTATAGTTTTTTTTAGTGCTTACTTCGAAGCTTCATTTACACACTCTACACTCTAAACTCTACACTTTAAACTAAAAAAAGGGGTTTACCATGGAACGGATTGACTCAATAAAAAACGTTAGAATTAAAAATGCTAAAAAGTTACATACTCGTAAAGGGAGAGAAAAGCTAGGAAGTTTCCTAATTGAAGGAGAACACTTAGTAGAAGAAGCGTTAAAATGGAAAGTTATTATTAATGAGATCTATGTGGAAGAAAAATTTCGCATTCCTTCAAGTTGGGACATAAATAATGTACCTGTTTATCTTGTAAATGATAATATCATGAAAGAAATTTGCGAAACAGAAACTCCTCAAGGGATTGTCGCGGTTTGTGAGTTAATAGGACGAAAACCATTACAACCTGAAGAAAATGGAAAGTATCTTTTGATTGATCAAATTCAAGATCCAGGAAACTTAGGGACTATTATTAGAACAGCAGACAGTGTCGGATTGTCTGGTGTGATTTTAGGTAATGGGACGGTTGATATATACAATAGTAAAGTCCTGCGTTCAACTCAGGGCTCATTGTTTCACTTACCGGTCGTAAAAGCAGAGTTGGATGATTGGATAGAAAAGCTTAAAGCAGCAAACATTCCTGTTTACGGTACGGCATTAGATGAAAGAGCAAAAGCTTATAATGAGGTATCAGGGCAACAAAGCTTTGCTCTTATCGTAGGTAATGAAGGTAGTGGTGTTTCAAAGGATCTGCTAGCACGTACCAATGAAAATCTGTATATTCCTAGTTATGGGCATGCAGAATCACTAAACGTCTCTGTTGCTACTGGCATTCTACTGTACCATTTAAGAAAATAAACCATAAAAGAGATTTGCCTTCTTTATAAAAATAAATTATAATTGAAAACGAATTTCATATTAGAAAGACTGAGAAAGAGAGTAGTAAGTTGCCATTCGTCATACAGGGATGAGACGCCTTAGACTGGAAGCGTTTCAATGATAGAAGCAATTGAATTCACTCTGGAGTCGGCACCGGAACGTAAGAGTATTCTTATTAAGGTTGCATCGGTCAAAGACCGTTATCAAGTTTGAGTGAACGTTTCATTTGATTCGTTAATTAGGGTGGTACCGCGAAGCTTTTCGTCCCTGTTGGGATGAAGGCTTTTTTTATTTACATATAAATGTCTAGCGCAAGTTTGCGCTTTCTAAAAAGGAGGAAAAAAAATGCAAGATCGTTTAAAGGAGCTGCAACAAGAAGCATTAAACCAAATTGAAGCAGCAGGATCATTAAAAGAATTGCAAGATGTAAAAGTAGCATACCTTGGAAAAAAAGGCCCTATTACGGAAGTTTTAAGAGGGATGGGAAAGCTTTCTGAAGAAGAGCGTCCTATCATTGGTCAATTAGCTAATGATGTTCGTGGGGCAATTGCGAACAAACTTGAAGACAAGGTGGCCAAGCTTGAGGAGCTTGAGGTAGAAAAGAAGCTTGCAAATGAAAGTATTGATGTTACCCTTCCAGGTAGACCGGCACAAGTAGGTTCGAGTCATCCATTAACCGCAGTTGTAGAAACAATTGAAGATATTTTTATTGGCATGGGTTTTTCAGTAGCTGAAGGTCCTGAAGTTGAAACCGATTATTATAACTTCGAAGCCCTAAACTTGCCGAAGGATCACCCTGCTCGTGATATGCAAGATTCATTTTATATTACGGAGGATATACTCCTTCGAACTCATACATCACCAGTTCAAGCGAGAACTATGGAAAAGTATAATGGCCAGGGTCCAGTAAAAATCATTTGCCCAGGAAAAGTTTTCAGGCGTGATGATGATGACGCGACACATTCACATCAATTTATGCAAGTAGAAGGACTATACATTGATGAAAATGTTCGAATGAGTGATTTAAAAGGTGTACTTTTAGAGTTTGCCAAGAAATTTTTTGGCCCCAACCAAAAAATTCGTTTACGTCCAAGCTTTTTCCCATTTACGGAGCCATCTGTAGAAGTTGATATATCGTGTGTTATCTGTAATGGTGATGGATGCCGCATCTGTAAAGAAACAGGTTGGATTGAAGTACTAGGTGCTGGTATGGTTCATCCACGTGTCCTAGAAATGGGTGGTTTTGATCCAAAGAAATACTCAGGCTTTGCTTTTGGTATGGGTGTTGAACGGTTAGCCATGTTAAAGTATGGAATTGATGATATTCGTCATTTTTACCTAAACGATAAGCGTTTTATCGAACAATTTAAACGAGCGTAAATAATAAGTATAAATAATTTGAAATTTGAAATTTGAAAGGTGTCCATTTCCGAGCGCTATGCACTTTTCTAACAAGGAGGAAACAAGAGTGTTAGTATCTTTTAATTGGCTTAAGGATTATGTCCAACTTAGTGACATTACAGCTGTAGATTTAGCTGAGCGCTTAACAAGAAGCGGTGTAGCTGTTGATATTGTACATCAACTTAATAAAGGGGTATCCAACGTTGTTGTAGGTCATGTTGTTTCAAGAGAACAACATCCAGATGCTGATAAATTAAGTCTGTGTCAAGTAGACATTGGTGAAGAAGAGCTTGTCCAAATCGTTTGTGGAGCGAAAAACGTTGCTCAAGATCAGAAGGTAGCAGTTGCTAAAGTGGGTGCAGTCCTTCCAGGAAACTTTAAAATTAAAAAAGCAAAACTTCGTGGACAAGCATCTCACGGTATGATTTGTTCTTTGCAAGAACTAGGCGTGGAAACAAAGTTCGTTCCAAAAGAAGTTTCAGAAGGGATTTTTGTTTTTCCGCAACAGGCTGAGATTGGTAAAGATGCGTTAGACTACTTAAATTTGCATGATGAAGTGCTAGAACTTGATTTAACACCAAATCGCGCGGACTGTTTAAATATGATTGGTGTTGCTTATGAAGTTGGAGCGATATTGAGCAGGGAAGTGACGATTCCAATTGCGAAAATAACAAATTGTAGCGACCATGTTTCAGATTATATACAAGTAAAGTTGAAGCTCCTCTTGATAACCCCCTCTATCGGGCAATGGTGATAAAGGATATAAAAGTTGGGCCTTCGCCGTTATGGTTACAAAATCGTTTAATGGCTTCAGGTATTCGTCCAATTAGCAATGTTGTTGACATTACGAATTATGTTCTATTAGAGTATGGACAGCCATTACATGCATTTGACTATGATCGCTTTGGTTCAAAAGAAGTAGTTGTCCGTCGTGCAACAGAAGGGGAAGAAATCATTACATTAGATGATACAACCCGTAAGCTATCAAAAGAACATCTTGTCATTACCAATGGGATTGAGCCTGTGGCTGTTGCAGGAGTAATGGGAGGAGCAAAGTCTGAAGTACAGAACGATACAACGACAATCCTACTTGAAGCAGCATATTTTAAAGGAACAACCGTTAGAAAGGCTTCTAAAGATTTAGGTTTACGTAGTGATTCAAGTGTTCGTTACGAAAAAGGGATCGATCCAAATCGGGTCGCTTTAGCTGCTGAACGTGCTGCACAACTTATTTGTGAGTTTGCAGAGGGGACAATTGTTGAAGGGTGTGTAGAAGTCAGTGATCTTGATGTTAAACCGCTACAGGTAGATATCACAGTTGAAAAAATTAATCGTTCGCTAGGGACGGAGTTAACAGTTGATGTGGTAGCACAAATCTTCAAGCGACTTCAATTCCTATTTTCAAAGAATGATGACCAATTTACTGTTTATGTTCCAACAAGGAGACCTGATATTACAATTGAAGCTGACCTGATCGAAGAAGTTGCTAGACTTTATGGCTACGATGAAATTCCAACAACGTTACCAGTTGGTCTAACTAGTGCAGGAGCACTAACTCCGTATCAAGTACGTCGTCGTAAAGTACGCCGTTATTTAGAAAGTGCTGGTTTAAATCAAGCTATAACGTATTCCTTAACTAGCCAAAAGAAAGCAAATAGCTATACTGAAGATTTAGGTAATATAACGCCAATTCGTTTAGCGATGCCAATGAGTGAGGACCGCAGTACATTACGAACAAGCTTAATTCCACATGTTTTGGATATTATTCAGTATAATCATAACCGTAAACTTGATGATGTTGCGATTTATGAAGTTGGTTCTATCTTCTTAACTGAACAAAATGAGCTAAGTAATCAACCGCAAGAAAAGGAAATGGTGGCTGGTGCTCTAACTGGTACTTGGCATAGTCACCTTTGGCAGGGTGAGAAAAAGAAGGGTGATTTCTTCGTTGTAAAAGGAGTTTTAGAAGGGTTATTTGATCAGCTAGGTGTCATTGAAAATATTCGTTATGAGACTGCTAAAAAAGGTGGATTTCATCCAGGAAGAACTGCAGCGATTACCTTAGCAGGTAAAGAGGTTGGCTTTGTAGGTCAAATACATCCTACACTTCAAAAAGAGCTAGATATAAATGAAACATTTGTCTTCCAAGTAGATTTAGAAGCAATCTTTGCTTATGAGGAAAAAGAAGTATTTTATGAAGAAATCCCTAAATTTCCAGCGATTTCTAGAGATATCGCGTTAGTAGTACAGGACACAACTCAAGCACAAGCAGTAAAAGATGTGATTGGCGAATTTGGTGGTACTTTATTAAAGTCAGTCCAACTGTTTGACTTATATCAAGGTGACAAAATAGAGCCAGGTTTAAAATCATTAGCATTTTCTCTAACATACTTCGACCCAAGCAAGACTCTTACTGACGAAGAAGTAACAAAAGTGCATAACCAAGTTTTAGATGGATTAAAAGAAAAATTAGGTGTAACACTTAGAGCATAAATGAAAGACGGAGGGACTTAACCTTCGGCAGGCTGTTGAGAATTTTCAACGGCCTGTTTTTTTATTGCCAGGAAATTATAAGTTTTTTTGCCTGTGGATAAGTTTAATTATAGTAATAGTCTAGCTCCAAGACACATCAATGAAGTTACTTCATTGCAGGTTTTGCGACGAGTAAACGTAGTGACGCAGGAGCACCGCCCAGTTCCAAAGAAAGTTCACTTTCATCGATAAATAAGATAAATATTTGTTGTATCATTAGATAAAGGAAAGTGAACTTTCAAAGCAAAATCAAATTTAGGGTATCACCTCGAGGTCAAATAACCTTGTTCATTAAATGCTGCCTCTGTGGTCCAGTAGGTCCTCGAGGCAAAGCTGCAAGTAGTAACTCTAGAAGTAACGCACGTTGTGAACGAGGTCAGTAGCTTTTGTCGGGGCTAAAATGGGCGCTTGCGCTTTTCTTTAGACCTTTAGAAAAATTGTGGACTTGCCTATTTTTTTGTATATTTATATAGGGGGGATCAAAATGTATTCAATTTCTGGGATTGTACGCTTAAAAAAAGTAGATTATTGTGTTTGGCATGTTGTTTTTCAAATGGATCAGCAGCCACAAGAATATGCAACTGACTTTCTTTATTTATTAAAAGAAAAAAAGTGGGTAATAAATTCTCTTGTTACTCATGAATTATCAAGCTTAATGCAGGGGCATTCTTGTATCTATTGTGGTGAAACAAAAATTGCTTGTTTTGTTGCTAGCAAAGAATTTGAGCTGATTAAGCAAGGAATAATTAATAATCGGCAATTCCTAAGCCAAGTGAGTGCAGATATTGATTTAAAGCCAGAAGAGATTTCCTTAGATCTCCATGTCGTTAATAATAAATCAAAGTGGCAGGAGTTAGCGGAGGAAAATCGTTTTTATGGGAACCTACTGCGCATAAAAAAACGCCAATAAAAAAACTCCTAAAGCTTATCAACGCTTTAGGAGTTTTTTTGCTTTTTCTGTATTAGCAAAATGTACTTTGCAAAATTTTGATAGAGCTTCGAGACCGTGTGTTTCAATCAGCTTTGCAGCAGCTTTATCTACATGTGGTCCCGCCCCTTTAGGTATTTCGAACCCTGCTTCAGCACTTAACTTATCCATCTCCCTGACAAAGGCATATCTAGCAATGATTGAGGCAGCAGCAACTGATAAATGGAGGGATTCAGCTTTTGTTTGAAAGAAAATATTTTGTTCTTGGACTTTTTCTTTTTGATCAGCGATGTAACGATAATAGATACCTCTCTCAACAAACTGGTCAATTAAGATCCCATCATATGGAGTTGCTCCTAGCTTCTTTTTTAAATGCAGTAACGCTTGATTATGTAAGATCGCTTTGATTTTTCCTTGATTCATCCCTTTTGCTTGTAAAGAATTATATTTTTCATTAGGGAGGACGAGAAGGCTATATGGAATTTGTTTAATTAGTTGTTTGGCGATTTTACAGATTTGCTCATCTTTCATTCCTTTGGAATCTTTTACACCTAGTTGAGTAAGTTCTTCAAAATTTTCTTTAGAAACAAAAGAAGCTACAACTGTAATAGGGCCGAAGTAATCACCAGTTCCAACTTCATCTGAGCCTAATAGTGACATATGTGAAAATTGAGTTTTGTTACTAGGAGTGTTTTCTTTCGTTGCCTTTTTTATAACTGTGGGCTGGACTTCATTCTTTGAGAATTTCTCCC from Anaerobacillus sp. CMMVII includes these protein-coding regions:
- a CDS encoding M42 family metallopeptidase, producing MDETLMMLKALTDANGIPGNEKEPRDVMKKYIEPFADEVTQDHLGSLIAKKTGTSAEPKIMVAGHLDEIGFMVTSIDDKGFVRFQTVGGWWGQVMLAQRVTIMTRNGYVPGVIGSKPPHILPPEARKKPVEIKDMFIDIGASSKEEAMEFGLRPGDAIVPVCEFTVMKNEKMLMAKAWDNRIGCAIAIEVLRQLKDVDHPNTVYGVGTVQEEVGLRGARTSANFIQPDIGFAVDVGIAGDTPGVTDKEALAKMGNGPQIIMYDASMVSHKGLRDFVTDTADAAGIPYQFDYVAGGGTDAGAIHLTANGAPALAITIATRYIHSHAAMLHRDDFENAVKLIVEVIKKLDKDTVAKITFD
- the sspI gene encoding small acid-soluble spore protein SspI, which codes for MGFNLRGAILANVANSTEDDVKATIDDAMQSGEEKMLPGLGVLFEVYWRQADEQSRQQVISSISQGLQR
- a CDS encoding RNA methyltransferase translates to MERIDSIKNVRIKNAKKLHTRKGREKLGSFLIEGEHLVEEALKWKVIINEIYVEEKFRIPSSWDINNVPVYLVNDNIMKEICETETPQGIVAVCELIGRKPLQPEENGKYLLIDQIQDPGNLGTIIRTADSVGLSGVILGNGTVDIYNSKVLRSTQGSLFHLPVVKAELDDWIEKLKAANIPVYGTALDERAKAYNEVSGQQSFALIVGNEGSGVSKDLLARTNENLYIPSYGHAESLNVSVATGILLYHLRK
- the pheS gene encoding phenylalanine--tRNA ligase subunit alpha, producing MQDRLKELQQEALNQIEAAGSLKELQDVKVAYLGKKGPITEVLRGMGKLSEEERPIIGQLANDVRGAIANKLEDKVAKLEELEVEKKLANESIDVTLPGRPAQVGSSHPLTAVVETIEDIFIGMGFSVAEGPEVETDYYNFEALNLPKDHPARDMQDSFYITEDILLRTHTSPVQARTMEKYNGQGPVKIICPGKVFRRDDDDATHSHQFMQVEGLYIDENVRMSDLKGVLLEFAKKFFGPNQKIRLRPSFFPFTEPSVEVDISCVICNGDGCRICKETGWIEVLGAGMVHPRVLEMGGFDPKKYSGFAFGMGVERLAMLKYGIDDIRHFYLNDKRFIEQFKRA
- the rnhC gene encoding ribonuclease HIII; translation: MSQRVLLLDSKVIEKMKQFYQDELATKLPPGAIFSAKPMNCSVTAYKSGKVLFQGANHEAEAKIWEKFSKNEVQPTVIKKATKENTPSNKTQFSHMSLLGSDEVGTGDYFGPITVVASFVSKENFEELTQLGVKDSKGMKDEQICKIAKQLIKQIPYSLLVLPNEKYNSLQAKGMNQGKIKAILHNQALLHLKKKLGATPYDGILIDQFVERGIYYRYIADQKEKVQEQNIFFQTKAESLHLSVAAASIIARYAFVREMDKLSAEAGFEIPKGAGPHVDKAAAKLIETHGLEALSKFCKVHFANTEKAKKLLKR